The sequence ACTGGGAGCCGAAGATTACGACCTTTCTCTGTAACTGGTGCAGCTATGGAGCCGCTGATCTGGCAGGTGTGAGCCGTTTTCAGTATCCCCCGAATTTCAGGGTGATCCGCGTACCCTGCTCCGGCCGTGTGGGCCCGAAGTTTATATTGGCCGCCTTCCGTCACGGGTCTGACGGCGTCTGGGTATCCGGGTGACACCCCGGAGACTGTCATTACCTGGAAGGTAATTACTACGCAAGAAGAAAATTCGCCCTGTTGAAGGGGCTTCTGGAGCATATCGGGATTGAACCCGGCAGGCTGCATTTTTCCTGGATATCGTCTGCTGAAGCAACCAAGTTTGTTGAGGTGGCGCAGGAGGTGGCAAAAGAAGTAAAGGCCCTGGGGCCTGCGAAACACTTTATCAAGAAAAGGGCCGAGGTGGCATAATGCTGGAGTATGTCGAAAAGATCAAGGAAACCGCCAGAAAGCTGTTTGAAGAAGGCAAGGTGGATGTGTTCATCGGCTATAAGAAGGGAAGCGTTCCTATGATGAACCAGCCGGTCCTCATCAGTAATGCCGATCAGGTGGACCTCCTCTATTGGGACAGCAACTGCGGGTTGAACCTGTGCAATTATCTGACCAGACGCACGGACAGGATCGGAATCGTTGCCAATGGATGCAATTCCAGAAACATCGTTACGCATATCACAGAAAACCAGATCAGCCGTGATCAACTCTATATTGTCGGCATCCCCTGTAAGGGCATGATAGATCACCGGGCTGTCCAAAGGGCCGTGAAACAAAGGGAAATCCTCTCAATAGAAGAACAGGGGGAGACCTTCATGGTAAAAGGCAAGGATTTTGAGGATACATTCAACAAAAGCGATTATCTCCAGCGCAACTGTTCGGTCTGTACCCACCGCAACCCTGTAATATTTGATGAGATGGTTGCTCCGCCTGTAGAGGAACAAATTGGAGTCGATGCATACAAGGATGTAAAAGAGATCGAGGGAATGGACCCTGACAAAAAATGGGAATTCTTTACCCGGATAATTGAGAACTGTATCCGCTGTTATGCCTGTCGCAACGCCTGCCCCCTGTGTTACTGCCCCACCTGTTTTGTGGATGAATCAAAACCCCAGTGGGTAGGCAAAAGCAGTGATCCCATTGATACCATGACGTTCCATATCCTGAGGGCCTATCACTGTGCTGGCAGGTGCACGGACTGCGGCGCATGTGAAAGGGCCTGTCCGGTTGGCATCCCGGTGAGGCAGTTTACTAAGAAGCTCAACAAGGACGCGAAGGAGCTCTTCTCCTGGGAGGCCGGACTGACCCTGGACCAGCGTCCCCTTCTGGACGTATTCCGGCCTGATGATTACAACGATTTCATAAGGTAACGCCTAATGACAAAAAAGATCTATACCAAAGAAGAGTGGATAAAGGCACTGGCAGGCCTGAAATCCTCCTACAGGATATTTGTTCCGGTCATGGACGGGGATTTTTACATCTTCAAGGCCATGGACGAGACGAAAATCCCCGGCTTTGACTTTAAGAACACCAGGCTCTCCCCGAAATCATTGATATATCCCCAGTCGGAGCGGATGTTTGAGTACACCCTGGATGAAAATGCCCCTGATGCCAATATCATCAAGGAGTCTGAAAAGGACTATTCTCCCAGGGCGATCGTCGGGATAAGGCCATGTGACGCCCATGCCTTTCAGATCGTCAGGCCCAATTTCGACAATCCAGAGTATCAGGACCCCTGGTGGATAAGACGTTATGAATCAACCACTTTTGTGGGACTTGGGTGCAATGAACCCGTCTCCACGTGTTTCTGTACCTCTGTAGGCGGCGGTCCGTTCAGTGAGAAAGGCCTTGACGTGCTCATTTACGACCTGGGGGATACATTCCTTGTTAAGGCACTGACAGACAAGGGAGAGACGTTCCTAAATCAGGCACAAGGTGGAAAAGAGGCGGATGAGAAAGCAATAAGTGCCGGTGAAGACCTGGCGGCCAAGGCTGTGGACAAAATAAAGACAAAGGTACCTACAGACAAGTTGAAGGACAAGGTGCAGACCGAGCTTTTTGATGCCCCATTCTGGGATGATGTGGCCTTTG is a genomic window of Deltaproteobacteria bacterium containing:
- a CDS encoding hydrogenase iron-sulfur subunit, coding for MNDWEPKITTFLCNWCSYGAADLAGVSRFQYPPNFRVIRVPCSGRVGPKFILAAFRHGSDGVWVSG
- a CDS encoding 4Fe-4S ferredoxin is translated as MLEYVEKIKETARKLFEEGKVDVFIGYKKGSVPMMNQPVLISNADQVDLLYWDSNCGLNLCNYLTRRTDRIGIVANGCNSRNIVTHITENQISRDQLYIVGIPCKGMIDHRAVQRAVKQREILSIEEQGETFMVKGKDFEDTFNKSDYLQRNCSVCTHRNPVIFDEMVAPPVEEQIGVDAYKDVKEIEGMDPDKKWEFFTRIIENCIRCYACRNACPLCYCPTCFVDESKPQWVGKSSDPIDTMTFHILRAYHCAGRCTDCGACERACPVGIPVRQFTKKLNKDAKELFSWEAGLTLDQRPLLDVFRPDDYNDFIR
- a CDS encoding 4Fe-4S ferredoxin, whose translation is MTKKIYTKEEWIKALAGLKSSYRIFVPVMDGDFYIFKAMDETKIPGFDFKNTRLSPKSLIYPQSERMFEYTLDENAPDANIIKESEKDYSPRAIVGIRPCDAHAFQIVRPNFDNPEYQDPWWIRRYESTTFVGLGCNEPVSTCFCTSVGGGPFSEKGLDVLIYDLGDTFLVKALTDKGETFLNQAQGGKEADEKAISAGEDLAAKAVDKIKTKVPTDKLKDKVQTELFDAPFWDDVAFACINCGICTYLCPTCWCFDIQDEVFKKQGDRIRNWDSCMFPLFTLHGSGHNPRSKKVQRVRQRFMHKLKYYVDKYNNGIQCSGCGRCIRNCPANIDIREICELMNRF